DNA sequence from the Amycolatopsis sp. Hca4 genome:
AGATCCACCTCGACTTCGCGGGTTCCTCACCGCAGAGCCGCCGGGGGATCAACGTCGTGCTGAACTACACCCGGGCGTACGCCTCGTTCGCGGTCAAGGCGGCGATCTCGCCGGAGGTGCCGCACAACGCCGGGTCCTTCCGGCCGGTGCACGTCACCGCGCCCGAGGGCTCGGTGCTGAACTGCCTGCCGCCGGCCCCGGTCGCCTCCCGGCACCTGATCGGCCACTTCCTGCCGTCTCTGCTGATCGGCGCGCTGCCGGGCACGGCGATCGCGCCGAGCGCGGACGCGCTGTGGATGACCATCTGGCGCGGGCCCGGGTTCATGCTCAACGTCTTCCAGACCGGTGGCACCGGCGCGCGGCCCGGCAAGGACGGCCTGTCCACCACGGGGTTCCCGAGCGGCCTGCGCTCGACGCCGACCGAGGTCATCGAGACGATGGCGCCGCTGGTCCAGCACACGCGCGAGCTGCGCGTCGACTCCGGCGGCGCGGGCCGGTTCCGCGGCGGACTCGGACAGGTGACCACGATGGGCGCACCCGGCGTGCCTTCGTGGAGCGTCAACGGCAATGTCGACCGGGTGCGCGCCGCCGCGTCCGGCGTGGACGGCGGCAGGCCCGGCGCGCCGGGCCGGTTCGGCCTCCACGGCGGGCCGGACCTGCCCGCCAAGAGCCGGGTGACGCCGCCCGCGGAGTCCGTCGTGGACGTCACGCTGCCGGGCGGCGGCGGGTACGGGCCGCCGCACGAGCGGCCGGTGGCGGCGGTGTTCACCGACGTCGTCGAGGGCTACGTCTCGGTGGCGGCGGCACGCGAGGTGTACGGCGTCGAAGTGCGGTACCTCGGGGACGCGGACGCGCTCGTCCGGCTCCCCGAGGACTACGCGGTGGACGAAGAGCAGACAGCACGACTGAGAGCAGGGCAGTGAGCATGGGTCGGTTGGCCGGCAAGGTTGCGGTGGTCTTCGGCGGCGCGCGGGGCATCGGCCTCGCCACCGTGAAGGAGTTCCTCGCCGAGGGTGCGACGGTCTTCGCTTCCGACATCCGCGAGCCCGCGGAGGCGGTCGACGGCTACCGTCACTCCATAGTGGACGCCACCGACGAGGCCGCGGTGGCCGCGTTCGTCGACGGTGTCATCGCCGAGGCCG
Encoded proteins:
- a CDS encoding hydantoinase B/oxoprolinase family protein, yielding MSVDPILAGLFGNRLHSILAEQQNALVNTAFSAVVRESLDLACAVFDSRGEMIGQSVGGTPGHINAMATGMHHFVAAYPPETLEPGDVLLTNDPWQTAGQINDITVATPVFRGGRLVAWFASCCHAPDIGGRLVSAEAHEVFEEGLRLPILKFLRAGEVNTDLERLIRANVRTPEETIGDLYAQVTGNEVGAASLLRLLDELGLDSLDDVAAEIMDRSERALRDALRKLPDGTYTNEIATDGFEDEEIVLRVAATVDGDEIHLDFAGSSPQSRRGINVVLNYTRAYASFAVKAAISPEVPHNAGSFRPVHVTAPEGSVLNCLPPAPVASRHLIGHFLPSLLIGALPGTAIAPSADALWMTIWRGPGFMLNVFQTGGTGARPGKDGLSTTGFPSGLRSTPTEVIETMAPLVQHTRELRVDSGGAGRFRGGLGQVTTMGAPGVPSWSVNGNVDRVRAAASGVDGGRPGAPGRFGLHGGPDLPAKSRVTPPAESVVDVTLPGGGGYGPPHERPVAAVFTDVVEGYVSVAAAREVYGVEVRYLGDADALVRLPEDYAVDEEQTARLRAGQ